A window of the Dongshaea marina genome harbors these coding sequences:
- a CDS encoding beta strand repeat-containing protein, whose amino-acid sequence MGQNKAVTISGITLTGADAGNYSFVEGSGATADITPRPITTSGITAADKVYDATLSATLNSTGVILNGVLGLDDVTLNSNSISGQFADKNVATNKPVAIIGLSLGGVDAGNYSVIDNSGAQADITARPLTVEDIQTTQPLVNDKVYDGTTTATLNLVGASFIGGLNGDDIRLDTTNLSASFADKHVGQGKQVTASGITLTGGDAGNYYIADYTAGIADITAKPVTSTGITAQGKVYDASTLAQLDTSNQGLSGIVAGDLVTLNSDSASGNFADKHAGANKGVTILGLILSGPDAANYSLLDASGATADITSRPLTVDDIQRTQPLVNDKVYDGTTTASLNLTGATFVGGLSGDSIWLDTSNLSVSFADKNVGQNKRVTATGITLAGSDATNYYIADYTAGTADITPKSITINGLTALDKVYDGNLQASLDTSSATLSGVLEGDDLSLNVSSLSGTFSDKNVASNKSVTIQGVSASGSDITNYSLLSVYNTQAAITARTLTSFNITANSRVYDGSSSVTLNTGAATFGGLVASDDVTLEAAAAQGTLADKNAGNNRAVSVSGLTLSGSDAVNYQVVDGNNASATISQLAITATGLVALDKAYDASTITSIDASAAQLNGVLAGDELSLDSTSLAGQFSDKNSDTGKPVTISILSLNGADATNYSITDASNALADITPKDLTLSGLTAGDKIYDGNTTATSINQASALFNGLVGSESLTLASGISGTFNAADVADAHTVTFSGITLLDGNNGGEASNYKLVSWNTDSSRITAKTLTLSGETITAANKVYDHTTDATLTISGYSLEGVVHGEDVTLNSTVRGHFSDWNAGVGKPVTYSESDFTLSGTDTGNYQLDSSDFAGTTTADIIPYTLTLNFNALDKAFDGTTEVTVTATHDGYSMDDLLLSYSSNFLSPQVGLNKPVSIWNITLGGVYASNYQLTSTTASTTASITGSDPGYISQQDFIPPYPQQKLTEIVTVSSDPWDVESVRLQYVELAESETQPLVKPAIEAQEQQVTQGNVLQQVSKDESPRDLPADPTEADTSSSSGGASCIIQSNQRSRLVTGSQCNSK is encoded by the coding sequence GTGGGTCAAAATAAAGCCGTCACCATCAGCGGCATCACCCTCACCGGAGCGGATGCCGGTAACTACAGCTTTGTCGAAGGTAGTGGCGCCACCGCAGATATCACTCCCCGTCCCATCACTACCAGCGGCATAACCGCCGCAGATAAAGTCTATGATGCAACCCTTAGTGCAACCCTGAACTCCACGGGCGTCATACTCAATGGTGTACTGGGGCTTGATGATGTGACCCTCAATAGCAATAGCATCAGTGGCCAGTTTGCCGATAAAAATGTAGCCACCAATAAGCCGGTGGCGATCATCGGCCTCTCCCTGGGTGGCGTGGATGCAGGAAACTACAGTGTCATCGACAATAGTGGTGCACAGGCTGATATCACGGCGCGCCCACTAACTGTCGAAGATATTCAAACCACCCAGCCCCTGGTCAATGACAAAGTTTATGACGGAACCACCACTGCAACCCTCAACCTTGTGGGAGCAAGCTTTATCGGGGGCCTGAATGGTGATGATATCAGGCTGGATACCACCAATCTTAGTGCCAGCTTCGCCGACAAGCATGTCGGACAAGGCAAACAGGTCACCGCCAGCGGCATTACTCTTACCGGGGGAGACGCCGGGAATTACTATATTGCAGATTACACTGCAGGGATTGCCGATATCACGGCGAAGCCGGTCACCAGCACAGGGATCACCGCTCAGGGCAAAGTCTATGATGCCTCAACCCTTGCCCAACTCGACACCAGTAACCAGGGGTTGAGTGGGATTGTCGCAGGCGATCTGGTCACCCTCAACAGCGACAGTGCCAGTGGCAACTTTGCCGATAAACATGCGGGAGCCAATAAAGGGGTCACAATTCTGGGGTTGATTCTCTCAGGCCCTGATGCTGCAAACTATAGTCTCTTAGATGCCAGCGGTGCTACAGCGGATATCACCTCACGCCCTCTCACCGTGGACGATATCCAGAGAACTCAACCCCTGGTCAATGACAAGGTGTATGACGGGACAACCACTGCCTCACTTAATTTAACCGGAGCAACCTTTGTCGGAGGGCTCAGCGGGGATAGTATCTGGCTTGATACCAGTAACCTCAGTGTCAGTTTCGCCGATAAAAATGTCGGACAGAATAAACGGGTGACCGCAACTGGCATCACCCTGGCCGGGAGTGACGCCACCAATTACTATATTGCAGATTACACGGCTGGCACCGCTGACATTACTCCTAAGTCCATCACGATTAACGGCCTGACGGCACTTGATAAAGTCTATGATGGCAACCTTCAGGCATCCCTGGATACCAGTAGCGCCACCCTAAGTGGTGTCCTTGAAGGGGATGATTTAAGTTTAAATGTCAGCAGCCTCAGTGGAACATTTTCAGATAAAAACGTCGCCAGTAACAAAAGTGTCACCATCCAAGGGGTGAGTGCCAGTGGCAGCGATATTACAAACTACAGCCTCTTAAGTGTGTACAACACCCAGGCCGCTATCACAGCCAGGACACTCACCAGCTTTAATATTACAGCCAATAGCAGAGTGTATGATGGCAGCTCTTCTGTGACCCTGAATACCGGAGCAGCCACATTTGGTGGTCTGGTGGCCAGTGATGATGTCACTCTTGAGGCCGCAGCGGCTCAGGGAACACTGGCAGACAAAAATGCCGGTAATAACCGGGCGGTCTCAGTATCCGGGCTAACCCTGAGCGGGAGTGATGCCGTGAATTATCAGGTGGTCGATGGCAACAATGCCAGCGCGACCATCAGTCAACTGGCGATCACCGCAACAGGCCTGGTTGCCCTGGATAAAGCCTATGATGCCAGCACCATTACGAGTATCGATGCCAGTGCAGCCCAGTTAAATGGCGTACTGGCAGGCGATGAACTTAGCCTCGATTCAACCAGCCTGGCGGGCCAGTTTTCCGATAAAAATAGTGATACAGGCAAACCCGTGACCATCAGCATTCTGTCTTTAAACGGCGCTGATGCAACAAACTACAGCATTACGGATGCAAGCAATGCGCTGGCAGATATCACCCCCAAAGATCTCACCCTATCCGGTCTCACCGCAGGGGATAAAATCTATGATGGCAACACCACGGCCACCAGCATCAACCAGGCAAGCGCCCTGTTTAACGGCCTGGTGGGCTCAGAGAGCCTCACCCTCGCCTCCGGCATCAGCGGAACCTTCAATGCTGCCGATGTCGCCGATGCCCATACCGTGACTTTTAGCGGTATCACCCTCCTTGATGGCAATAACGGTGGTGAAGCTTCCAACTACAAATTAGTTAGCTGGAACACAGACTCCTCCAGGATCACCGCCAAAACCCTCACCCTCTCAGGTGAGACAATCACAGCAGCCAACAAGGTGTATGACCACACGACCGATGCGACCCTCACCATCAGCGGCTACTCCCTCGAGGGCGTCGTCCATGGCGAAGATGTCACTCTAAATAGCACAGTCAGAGGTCACTTTAGTGACTGGAACGCCGGCGTTGGTAAGCCAGTGACCTATAGTGAAAGCGACTTCACCCTCAGTGGCACAGATACCGGAAACTACCAGCTGGATAGCAGCGACTTTGCTGGAACAACGACCGCAGATATCATCCCATACACCCTGACCCTGAACTTCAATGCCCTGGATAAAGCATTCGACGGAACCACTGAGGTTACGGTAACCGCCACCCATGATGGCTATTCAATGGATGATCTTCTGCTTAGCTATAGTTCTAACTTCCTCTCTCCTCAGGTTGGTCTGAATAAGCCGGTGTCGATCTGGAATATCACCCTGGGTGGTGTCTATGCCTCAAACTATCAGCTCACCAGCACCACAGCCAGCACCACCGCCAGCATTACCGGAAGCGATCCCGGATATATCTCTCAGCAGGACTTTATACCACCCTACCCTCAACAAAAATTGACAGAGATAGTCACAGTATCCAGCGACCCCTGGGATGTTGAGAGTGTCAGGCTTCAGTATGTTGAGTTAGCCGAGAGTGAGACCCAACCTCTTGTTAAGCCCGCCATTGAGGCTCAAGAGCAACAAGTCACTCAGGGAAATGTTTTACAACAAGTGAGCAAAGATGAAAGCCCCCGGGATCTCCCGGCTGATCCGACCGAGGCTGATACGAGCAGCTCATCAGGAGGAGCAAGCTGTATTATCCAGAGCAACCAGAGATCCAGGCTGGTTACAGGTTCACAGTGCAACTCCAAGTAG
- a CDS encoding VOC family protein, which translates to MNEENKKHGAFSWCELMTEDVTAARDFYESIFGWEMEVVPMGEFDYTLIKVDSVPVGGIMPLPDECKGAAPTWYNYVTVHDVDATVAKIEKAGGKLLRAATDIPDVGRFCVLQDPQGAIICAITYTESP; encoded by the coding sequence ATGAATGAGGAAAATAAAAAGCATGGGGCCTTTAGCTGGTGTGAGCTGATGACAGAGGATGTTACTGCGGCCCGGGATTTCTATGAGTCAATCTTTGGCTGGGAGATGGAGGTGGTTCCAATGGGTGAGTTTGACTACACCCTGATCAAGGTCGACTCCGTCCCTGTTGGAGGGATCATGCCATTGCCCGATGAGTGCAAGGGGGCGGCCCCCACCTGGTACAACTATGTCACTGTGCATGATGTCGATGCAACGGTTGCCAAAATTGAAAAAGCAGGAGGAAAGCTGCTGCGTGCTGCTACGGATATTCCGGATGTCGGGCGTTTTTGCGTCCTTCAGGATCCTCAGGGCGCGATCATCTGTGCCATTACCTACACAGAGTCACCTTGA
- a CDS encoding prepilin-type N-terminal cleavage/methylation domain-containing protein, translating into MYQKQRLGFTLIELITVVAIVAILAAIAIPAYQTYRNKSLFTEVTQATTAYKNPVELCVRLYTTNDPTLDACDAGSNGIPPNLSSATGVVQSVTVSNGVITAVGTAQVNSLSYILQATKSGTGVVIWTPNPPGNEGTCVAAGYC; encoded by the coding sequence GTGTATCAAAAACAACGTCTAGGCTTTACCCTCATTGAGCTGATAACTGTCGTTGCCATCGTGGCGATCCTTGCGGCTATTGCTATCCCTGCTTATCAGACTTATCGTAATAAGTCCCTGTTTACAGAAGTCACCCAGGCAACAACGGCCTATAAAAATCCTGTCGAGCTTTGTGTCCGACTCTATACAACCAACGATCCTACATTAGATGCCTGTGACGCCGGCTCGAATGGAATTCCACCGAACCTGAGCAGTGCAACCGGTGTCGTTCAATCGGTGACTGTGTCGAATGGTGTGATCACTGCTGTAGGGACAGCGCAGGTAAATAGCCTCAGTTATATACTGCAAGCGACAAAATCAGGAACCGGTGTTGTAATATGGACCCCAAACCCCCCGGGCAATGAAGGCACCTGCGTAGCGGCGGGCTACTGTTAG
- a CDS encoding nucleotidyltransferase family protein, with product MNTECIITAAGLSSRMGDWKLALSWKGLPLLAHSIANALAVCQQVIVVTGHQCDAIRDLLPQSSRIRFCHNPDYRQGLFSSLQAGVREVSCEHFFIAHGDMPLVRPETYQRLWIGRGEQALLPHYQGRDGHPVLLPLSYKKAILASDPRSRMKQLLRQLGYQTLVMDDPGVCIDVDTPEIYRALLKGEALWPLLQKQSQPAVEG from the coding sequence GTGAACACAGAGTGCATTATCACCGCCGCCGGGTTGTCGAGCCGTATGGGGGACTGGAAACTGGCCTTGTCTTGGAAGGGGTTACCACTGCTGGCTCATAGTATTGCAAACGCATTAGCGGTTTGTCAGCAGGTAATAGTGGTCACGGGTCATCAGTGTGATGCAATTCGCGATCTGCTCCCTCAAAGTTCAAGGATCCGTTTTTGTCACAACCCGGATTATCGCCAGGGATTATTTAGCTCCCTGCAGGCGGGGGTTCGTGAAGTGAGCTGTGAGCACTTTTTTATTGCCCACGGTGATATGCCTCTGGTACGTCCTGAAACATATCAGAGGTTGTGGATTGGACGAGGCGAGCAAGCACTTCTCCCTCATTACCAGGGGCGAGACGGGCATCCAGTATTACTGCCGCTGAGCTATAAAAAAGCGATTCTCGCGTCAGATCCCAGAAGCAGGATGAAACAGTTGCTTAGACAGTTGGGATATCAGACGCTGGTCATGGACGATCCCGGGGTGTGTATTGATGTCGACACGCCCGAGATCTATCGGGCCCTGCTGAAGGGTGAAGCGTTGTGGCCATTGCTACAGAAGCAGTCACAGCCAGCCGTTGAGGGGTAA
- a CDS encoding Lcl C-terminal domain-containing protein — protein sequence MKRLSLMPVIFTALLTMGSFSVFAVPRNGPPEAAVQACQGASQWAACQFTTPRGELQGRCHVTPQGKACVPDTHRRGAGSSVAQLSSSSSRQVGRVAQSAPGGKWTVDNPIRVESRVVDTNQSYCFDNQRQTPCPKEGAAFYGQDAQYLGAAPAYHNNGDGTVTDEITGLTWQKAHNATRLGFYQAEQACQSLTLGGHDDWRLPNIKELFSLADFSGSQGEGRFYINSNYFDLALPDKGILKNDRFKTHRVEMMGQTWSSTIYSGKHWGRDQQAAFFFNFFDAHLKQAPTRGQNKLFYRCVRGKEYGANQFKDLSNGTVLDKATGLTWQQKDDGKTRNWQQALAYCEALKLADHSDWRLPNVKELQSIVDYQKNSPAIDERYLKVSDPKGWFWSSTTHGDNIRMADYVCFGACTSVSGVDTHGAGAQRSDPKVGDPKEFSSLGGQQDAVRIDNYVRCVRG from the coding sequence ATGAAGCGACTGAGTCTGATGCCCGTGATCTTTACGGCATTGCTGACGATGGGAAGTTTTTCAGTGTTTGCTGTTCCACGGAACGGGCCGCCTGAGGCCGCGGTTCAGGCGTGTCAGGGGGCCAGTCAATGGGCCGCCTGTCAATTCACTACCCCAAGGGGAGAACTACAGGGACGCTGCCATGTGACCCCACAGGGAAAAGCCTGTGTACCTGATACCCATCGCCGGGGAGCCGGAAGCTCTGTGGCTCAGCTCAGCAGTTCATCCAGCCGCCAGGTCGGACGTGTTGCCCAAAGTGCTCCCGGAGGAAAATGGACGGTGGACAACCCCATTAGGGTTGAGAGCCGAGTGGTGGATACCAATCAAAGTTACTGTTTTGATAATCAGCGCCAGACCCCCTGTCCAAAAGAGGGGGCTGCTTTCTATGGACAGGATGCCCAGTATCTGGGTGCTGCGCCTGCCTATCACAATAATGGCGATGGCACTGTGACCGATGAGATCACAGGTTTGACCTGGCAAAAGGCCCATAATGCGACCCGACTCGGGTTTTACCAGGCGGAGCAGGCCTGTCAGAGCCTGACCCTCGGTGGCCATGATGACTGGCGACTGCCCAATATCAAAGAGCTCTTCTCGCTGGCCGATTTTAGCGGCTCCCAGGGTGAGGGACGTTTCTATATCAACAGTAATTATTTTGACTTGGCTTTGCCGGATAAGGGCATCCTGAAAAATGATCGCTTCAAGACCCACAGAGTGGAGATGATGGGGCAGACCTGGTCCAGTACCATCTATTCGGGCAAACATTGGGGGCGGGATCAACAGGCCGCCTTTTTCTTTAATTTCTTTGATGCGCACCTCAAGCAGGCACCGACCCGCGGGCAGAATAAGCTTTTTTACCGATGCGTTCGTGGCAAGGAGTATGGAGCTAATCAGTTTAAAGATCTGAGCAATGGCACTGTATTGGACAAGGCTACGGGACTCACCTGGCAGCAAAAAGATGATGGTAAGACCCGTAACTGGCAACAGGCCCTGGCCTATTGCGAGGCTCTGAAGTTGGCGGATCATAGCGACTGGCGTCTGCCCAATGTGAAAGAGCTGCAGAGCATAGTGGATTATCAAAAAAATAGCCCGGCTATCGATGAGCGCTATCTCAAGGTGAGTGATCCCAAGGGATGGTTCTGGTCCAGTACCACCCATGGCGATAACATTCGGATGGCGGACTATGTTTGCTTTGGGGCCTGTACTTCGGTCAGTGGTGTGGATACCCACGGCGCAGGAGCTCAAAGAAGCGATCCCAAGGTGGGCGATCCAAAAGAGTTCAGCTCCCTTGGCGGCCAGCAGGATGCGGTACGGATCGATAACTATGTTCGTTGTGTGAGAGGATAA
- the yqeB gene encoding selenium-dependent molybdenum cofactor biosynthesis protein YqeB, whose amino-acid sequence MKVFIDVCSCRPTLILVGAGHVNRCVASLAHQTGFALKVLDTHPASLNPENYPEGCVLIHGQTMVEALDKVQITPQDYVIIATNHEDYCALEHLIDCDCRYLGLLASKRKVRHFRNQLREQGYNQQQLQRWHSPVGLDIGAETPAEIAVSVVAELLKIQHKRPGSVLAEDVRVNPDKLVIIRGAGDLASGVALRLHRAGFKVVMLECEHPTVIRRTVAFASAVFEKTSCVEGIRARLVDSPAQAFEALENQEIPVFIDPDGILISKLKPHFVIDAILAKKNCGTHKKMAPVTLALGPGFKAPEDVSGVIETQRGHHLGQVIYQGSAQEDTGVPGNILGFTHQRVVRSPIAGTITPCVEIGTVVKEGDCIANIGDCRVIAPISGMVRGMIQPGSAVSKDFKIADIDPRGEKADYTTVSDKARAISGGVLEAMLNLAQN is encoded by the coding sequence ATGAAGGTCTTTATCGATGTTTGCAGCTGCCGCCCAACTCTGATCCTGGTAGGAGCCGGGCATGTGAATCGCTGCGTTGCCAGCCTGGCCCACCAAACCGGTTTCGCCCTCAAGGTCCTGGACACCCACCCGGCAAGCCTTAATCCTGAAAACTACCCGGAGGGTTGCGTGCTGATCCATGGCCAGACCATGGTCGAAGCCCTGGACAAGGTTCAGATCACCCCTCAGGATTATGTGATCATCGCCACCAACCATGAAGATTACTGCGCACTGGAGCACCTCATCGATTGTGACTGCCGTTACTTAGGGCTGCTTGCCAGCAAGCGTAAAGTTCGGCATTTTCGAAATCAGCTCAGAGAGCAGGGGTATAATCAACAGCAGCTACAGCGCTGGCACTCCCCCGTTGGGCTGGATATTGGTGCCGAGACCCCGGCGGAGATCGCAGTCAGTGTGGTTGCTGAGCTTCTAAAAATCCAGCATAAGCGCCCGGGCTCGGTGCTGGCTGAGGATGTTCGGGTCAACCCGGACAAACTGGTGATCATTCGTGGCGCAGGCGATCTGGCCTCCGGGGTTGCGCTGCGCCTGCACCGGGCCGGGTTCAAGGTTGTAATGCTCGAATGTGAACACCCCACGGTGATCCGCCGGACCGTGGCCTTTGCCAGTGCCGTCTTTGAGAAAACAAGCTGTGTTGAAGGGATCCGCGCCCGATTGGTTGATAGCCCGGCTCAAGCCTTTGAAGCCCTTGAGAACCAGGAGATCCCAGTCTTTATCGATCCCGATGGCATCCTGATCAGCAAGCTCAAACCTCACTTTGTGATTGATGCAATCCTTGCCAAGAAAAATTGCGGTACCCATAAAAAGATGGCTCCCGTCACCCTGGCCCTTGGCCCCGGATTTAAAGCCCCCGAGGATGTCAGTGGCGTGATTGAAACCCAACGAGGCCACCACCTGGGACAAGTGATCTATCAAGGCTCAGCCCAGGAGGATACCGGGGTACCCGGCAATATCCTCGGGTTCACCCACCAACGTGTGGTGCGCTCACCGATAGCAGGCACCATAACGCCTTGCGTCGAAATTGGCACGGTTGTAAAGGAAGGCGATTGCATCGCCAACATTGGTGACTGCCGAGTGATTGCACCGATAAGCGGCATGGTGCGGGGTATGATCCAGCCTGGCAGCGCAGTCAGTAAGGATTTTAAGATTGCCGATATCGATCCAAGAGGAGAAAAAGCCGATTACACTACGGTTTCAGATAAGGCTCGCGCCATCTCGGGGGGCGTGCTGGAGGCCATGTTAAACCTGGCTCAAAACTAG
- the yqeC gene encoding selenium cofactor biosynthesis protein YqeC, whose protein sequence is MWQKLNVGQWLTSRPPLIALSGAGGKTSCLWYLANTFACLNKSVLATTTTRMFYPKSSEVSQCWIESEHKLCARLTQDSQPGITFAASAMSSHPDKVAGVTPMWLEAIVQQGRFDLILVEADGSRGLPLKAPASHEPVIPVSTKTQLIMTGAECLLTPLDPRQIHRWPHFEKITNAKSGELIDHKMITRLFAHPQGMLQGSPALSRKIWFINKADRGDHKALQQLGETVLTQTPQLDEVWLGQLNSSPSIIRIIKERL, encoded by the coding sequence ATGTGGCAAAAACTGAATGTGGGGCAATGGCTCACATCACGCCCCCCACTCATCGCCTTGAGCGGTGCAGGAGGTAAAACCAGCTGCCTGTGGTACCTGGCGAATACCTTTGCCTGCCTGAATAAGTCTGTTCTTGCCACCACCACAACCCGGATGTTTTACCCGAAAAGCTCAGAGGTTAGCCAGTGCTGGATAGAGTCCGAACACAAACTTTGCGCTCGCCTGACTCAGGACAGTCAGCCCGGAATTACCTTTGCCGCATCCGCTATGAGCTCACATCCAGATAAAGTAGCAGGAGTCACTCCCATGTGGCTAGAGGCGATTGTCCAACAAGGCAGATTCGATTTGATCCTGGTTGAAGCAGATGGTTCCCGCGGCCTGCCACTAAAGGCGCCGGCTTCCCACGAGCCGGTGATCCCCGTCTCAACCAAGACTCAGCTGATCATGACAGGTGCCGAATGCCTGTTAACCCCCCTCGATCCCAGGCAGATCCATCGCTGGCCCCATTTTGAAAAGATCACAAACGCCAAGTCCGGTGAGCTCATCGACCACAAAATGATCACCAGGTTATTCGCACACCCCCAGGGAATGCTCCAGGGAAGCCCGGCCCTAAGTCGAAAAATCTGGTTTATCAATAAAGCAGATCGCGGGGATCACAAAGCCCTGCAACAACTTGGTGAAACCGTCCTGACTCAAACTCCCCAGTTAGATGAGGTCTGGCTCGGCCAGCTCAACTCTTCCCCCTCCATCATACGAATAATAAAGGAGAGACTATGA
- a CDS encoding XdhC family protein — translation MNLFEEASRLQAANRAFAMASIIETRGSAPRHNARMLVRDDGSIEGTIGGGMIERHVIEQAGLAIAAGISRMIEGNMAPQGSKPKAVGGDCGGQ, via the coding sequence ATGAATCTTTTTGAAGAAGCCTCCAGGCTACAAGCGGCTAATCGAGCCTTTGCCATGGCATCCATCATAGAAACCCGGGGTTCGGCCCCAAGGCACAATGCCAGGATGCTGGTTCGCGATGATGGCAGCATTGAAGGAACCATTGGTGGCGGTATGATTGAGCGCCACGTGATTGAGCAGGCAGGACTTGCGATCGCTGCCGGAATCTCACGAATGATCGAGGGAAACATGGCTCCACAAGGCTCAAAACCCAAGGCGGTCGGTGGCGATTGCGGGGGGCAATGA